Part of the Mycolicibacterium mageritense genome is shown below.
TCGATATTCCGATCACCATCGCGGGCATGAGCTTCGGCGCGCTGTCCGGACGCGCCAAGGAGGCCCTGGGCCGAGGGGCCAGCGCGGTGGGCACCTCCACCACGACTGGTGACGGCGGCATGACACCGGAGGAGCGCGGCCAGTCGAAGAACCTGGTGTACCAGTATCTTCCGTCGCGCTACGGGATGAACCCCGACGACCTGCGCAAAGCGGACGCCATCGAGGTGGTGCTCGGGCAGGGTGCGAAGCCGGGTGGCGGTGGCATGCTGCTGGGCCAGAAGATCTCCGAGCGCGTCGCCGGAATGCGTACTCTGCCACAGGGTATCGACCAGCGCTCGGCGTCACGGCATCCGGACTGGACCGGCCCGGATGACCTCGCCATCAAGATCGCGGAAATCCGGGAGATCACCGACTGGGAGAAGCCGATCTATGTCAAGGTGGGTGCCACCCGCACGTACTACGACGTAAAGCTGGCCGTCGCCGCCGGTGCCGACGTGGTCGTCGTCGACGGGATGCAGGGCGGTACCGCGGCAACTCAAGAAGTGTTCATCGAACACGTCGGCATCCCGACGCTGGCTGCGATTCCTTTGGCTGTGCAGGCCCTGCAGGAACTGGGTATGCACCGCAAGGTCCAGCTGATCGTCTCCGGCGGTATCCGCAACGGCGCCGACGTCGCCAAGGCATTGGCGCTGGGCGCCGACGCAGTGGCCATCGGAACCGCCGCGTTGATCGCTCTCGGCGACAACGATCCTCGGTACGCCGCTGAGTACGAGAAGCTGGGCAGTGCCGCCGGGTTCTACGACGACTTCCAGGACGGAAAGGATCCGACCGGCATCAGCACGCAGGATCCTGAGCTGGCCGCCCGATTCGACCCGATCGAGGGTGGTCGTCGGTTGGCGAACTACCTGCGGGTGCTGACGCTGGAGCTCCAGGTCATCGCACGCGCTTGCGGTAAGGCCCACGTCCAGCACCTGGAACCCGAGGACATGGTGTCCTTGACGGTCGAGGCGGCGGCGATGTCTCGCATCCCGCTCGCCGGAACCTCGTGGGTTCCCGGGATGCCATAGGGCGGTGTCCGCACGCCGCGACATCACGAATGTCACGGCAGTGCATGGCAATACCGCGAGATCCGGGATGACGGTAAGCTCCTCTGGCCGGCGCGCTGATCCTACCGAGTCAGCGCGCCGGCCGCCGTCGGACTTATCCCTACCCATCCGTCGGCGCCGATGAAACTGTGGTGATCCGTGTTTGCCCGCATCCCCCGCAATGGCCCGCCCGAAAACTACAGTGGTGGGGTGACCGACACTCCGCTCCTGCGCAACATCTCGGGCATCGCGACGGACCGCGACTCGGACGAGTCGATCGAGGCTCTGGAACTCGAATCGGCCATCGCCCGAAATGTCCGGCTGTTGCGCCAGCAGCGCGGCCTGACCCTCGGCGAGATGGCCAACGCAGTGGGCATCTCGAAAGCGATGTTGTCCAAGATCGAGAACGTCCAAACCTCGTGCAGCCTGTCGACGTTGGCGTTGCTCGCCAAAGGTTTGGATGTGCCGGTGTCGTCGCTGTTCCGCGGGGCCGACGTGGAGCGCCCAGCCGCATTCGTCAAAGCCGGCAACGGCGCGCACATCGTGCGCGATGGCACCCGCGATGGGCACGAGTACCAATTGCTGGGCTCACTGCGAGGCGAGCACAAACGGTTGGAATGCCTGCACGTCACGCTGACCGAGAAGAGCCGGACGTATCCGCTGTTCCAACACCCCGGCACCGAGTTCATCTACATGCTCGAAGGGGTGATCGATTACAGCCACAGTCACTCGGTGTACCGGTTGCACCCCGGCGACTCGCTGCAGCTCGATGGTGAAGGCGCGCACGGGCCAGTCGATCTGGTGCAGCTGCCCATCAGCTTCCTGTCGGTGATCGCCTTCCCCGATGCTCGCCTTTGAACCGGTGTCCGCGGCCGAGCAACCGGTATCGTCGGGTCTGGATCGCAAAACTCTCTGATACAGAACGGATCTCAAGTGTCGATACGGTGGGGAATCGTCGGGCCGGGTCGCATCGCCGCGAAGATGGTTGGCGACTTCGCTCACGTACCGGACGCGACGGTCCTCGCGGTCGCATCCCGATCTGCGGTTCGCGCAGAGGCATTCGCCGCCGAGTACGGTATCGAGCGTAGTTACGGTTCGTACCGGGACATCGTCGCCGATCCCGATGTCGATGTGCTGTACATCGCGACGCCGCATACGCATCACCACGCGATCGGGCGCGCTGCCGCGGCCGCGGGCAAGGCACTGCTGGTCGAAAAGTCCTTCACCGCCACGCTCGCCGGGGCCCGATCGCTCGTGGACGCGGCTCGTGAACACCAGGTGTTCGCGATGGAGGCGATGTGGACCCGATTCCAGCCTGCGGTCGTGGCCGCCCGAAAACTGCTTGCCGACGGTGCGATCGGCACGGTGCGGTCGGTACAGGCCGACCTCGGCGTGACGCGAACCTTCGATCCGGCCGACCGAGTCTTCGCCTACGAGCTCGGAGGCGGTGCACTCCTGGATCTGGGGGTGTACGTGGTGTCGTTCGCACAGATGGTGCTCGGAGATCCGACATCCGTGACGGTGTCGGGTTCGCTCGAGCCATCGGGGGTGGATGCCGACGCGAGCCTGCTGCTCGGCTTCGCGGACGGCCGAACCGCGACATTGATGTGTTCGTTGCACAGCCCGATGCCCGGGCACGCCAGGATCTTCGGCAGCACGGGATGGATCGACGTCCTGCCGCGGTTTCACCACCCGAATTCTTTTGTGCTGCATCGGCAAGGTCACGAATCAGAACAGTTCGACCTGCCCCCGCTGGGAAGTGGGTTTTCGCACGAGCTCATCGAAGTAACCGAGGCCGTCAAGGCCGGGCGGACCGAGAGCACTGTCATGCCACTCGATGACACGCTGACTGTGCAACGGGTGCTCGATGATGCGCTGGCGCAGCTCGGCATCAGATTTGACGAGGATCCCGCGGCGTCCGTGTGACCCGGGACTTCTCCGGGTCGGCTTTACGGCCGCGACGTAGCGGCGGACGGGGCCGCAACGCGTTGACCGCCAACGAATCTCCGATAGCTCGCGCATGAGCGCGGGTATCCGGTCCGCCTATTCGAACGGGTAGATCAAACCATCCCAAATTGGCGTTCCTCCTACCCGCAAATGGCAGGACGATGTGTGTCAAGCCCACCTCTGCAGGATCCGAAGGAGGAGACGACATGACGGCAACAACCGACAATACCTCGGACGTGACGGGGGAAAGCATCGCCGGCAACCTGTCTTTTGTCCGGGACGAGATCGCGGCCACGGCAGCCAAGGTCGACGAACAGCAGGTGGCCGCCCTCGCGCGTAACCTCCGCCAGTACACCCGGGTGTTCGTCGCCGGGGCGGGTCGCAGCGGGCTGGTGCTACGCATGGCCGCCATGCGACTGATGCATCTTGGTCTGGAGGTGCACGTCGCTGGCGACACCACCACGCCGGCAATCAGTTTCGGCGATCTGCTGTTGGTGGCGTCGGGGTCGGGAACGACCTCGAGCGTGGTCAAATCGGCCCAAACGGCTGCGAAGTCAGGAGCGCGCGTCGCTGCGTTCACCACCAATCCGCGTTCTCCGCTGGCCCGGCTGTCCGACGCGGTGGTGATCATTCCCGCCGCCCAGAAGACCGATCACGGCTCCAACGTTTCCCGCCAGTACGCCGGATCCCTGTTCGAACAGGTGCTTTTCGTCGTCACCGAGGCCATGTTCCAGTCGCTGTGGGACAACACCGACATCCGCGCCGAAGAACTCTGGCTGCGGCACGCCAACCTCGAATAGCCGAGCCGTCAACTGTCCACATCCCATCCAGCAGAACGGTAAACCACCATGAGCCAAACCTTCCGGCCCGCCGAACTCTTCGAGGGGCAGCTCGAAGAGGCCCTCCTCGCGCCTCCCTTGGCCGAGGTGATCGGTGACGAGATCCCGACACGAATTGCCATTCCCTTCAAGAGCGACGACTCTCGCATCCTCTCCGGCGTGTGGGAGGCCTCCCCCGGTCTGTCCCGCTGGGAGTTCCTGGACCGCGGCGAAGTGATTCACGTGCTCGAAGGACGCATGGTGGTCACCGAGGACGGCCGTGACCCGGTCACCGTGGAGGCAGGATCTGCCGCGTTCTTCCCGATCGGGTGGAAAGGAACCTGGGAAATCCAGGAACGCATCAGAAAGTTCTTCGTGATCTTCGCGGCATGACGCCAGACGTCCTCTCACGTCCATACCGGGGGCACGGTGCCTCCGTTCACCAAAAGAAAGGTAATACCCACAAATGAGCCAAACCTTCTGGCCCGCAGCACTCTTCGAAGAGAACCTCGAAGAGTCCCTGCTGGGCCAGCCCTCGGCCGAGGTGCTGGGAGAGGAAATCCGAGTACGGTCTTCCGTTCCCTTCATCAGTGCCGAGCCTGGCATCCGATCTGGTGTCTGGGAGGCCTCCCCCGGCCTGTCCCGCTGGGAGTTCGTGGACCGCGGCGAAGTGATTCACGTGCTCGAAGGACGCATGGTGATCACTGAGGACGGCGGCGACCCGGTCACCGTGGAGGCAGGATCTGCCGCGTTCTTCCCGATCGGGTGGAAAGGAACCTGGGAAATCCAGGAACGAATCAGAAAGTTCTTCGTGGTCTTCGCGGCATGACGCCCGGCGCCCCGTCAGGTCCGGGAAAGATGCCGGGCTTGACGGGGCGCGCCACCGGCAATCCCTCTCCTACGATCTGGGTCGAAACATGAAAATCGGAATCCTCACCAGCGGTGGCGACTGCCCCGGATTGAACGCGGTCATCCGCGCCGCCGTGCTGAAGGGCATTGCCGTCTACGGTCATGAGTTTGTTGGATTCCTCGACGGATGGCGCGGCGTGGTAGAGGGCGACGTTGTCGACCTGCCCCGCACGATGGTCCGGGGTATCGCCAAACAGGGCGGCACCATCCTGGGCACCTCACGCACCAACCCGTTCGAGAACGGCGGCGGCCCCGAGGTCATCAAGGCACACATGGCCCGGCTGGGGATCGACGCGATCATCGCCATCGGCGGTGAGGGGACTTTGGCTGCGGCGCAACGCCTGACAGATGCCGGTCTGAAGATCGTCGGCGTACCCAAAACCGTGGACAACGACCTGGATGCCACCGATTACACGTTCGGTTTCGACACCGCGGTGCAGATCGCCACGGAAGCGATCGACCGGCTCCGCACGACCGGCGAATCGCACCACCGCTGCATGATCGCCGAAGTGATGGGCCGTCACGCGGGATGGATCGCGTTGCATGCCGGCATGGCAGCCTGTGCCCACGCCATCCTCATCCCGGAGCAGAAGGTCAGCATCGAGCAGATTGCGCAGTGGGTGAAGGGAGCGTACGCCCGCGGGCGGGCACCACTGATAGTGGTGGCGGAAGGCTTCGTCCCTGAGCACCTGGAGTTCCCGCACTCCCAGCGCGGGCTGGACGCCTTCGGGCGGCCACGGCTCGGCGGCATCGCCGATCAACTGGCCCCGGAGATCGAGTCCCGCACCGGCATCGAAACCCGCGCCACCATCCTGGGCCACACGCAGCGCGGCGGCGTGCCCTCCGCCTTCGACCGCGTCCTGGCCACCCGGCTGGGCATGGCTGCCATCGACTCTGTGGTGGAAGGCTTCTGGGGCACCATGGTCGCGCTGAAAGGCACGGAGATCGACCACGTGAGCTTCGAGGAGGCCCTCGGAAAGCTCAAGGCCGTTCCCCAGAAGCGTTATACAGAAGCCGCATTCCTGTTCGGCTGAGCTGCCGAAAGCCGAACGTCGCGTAGAGCGTTGGCGGAAGCCAGGATTCCGGCGAGTGACTCACGAAATTGGAGCTGATGCTATGGAGAGTCTCGAACACACCCTAGTTTTGTCGCGGCTGATTGTCGGGCTGCTGGCCACGGTGGTGGTGTTGGGTTTCGCTGCCAAGCGGGTGTGGTGGCTGACCAGGCTGATCAGCTCGGGGCAGAAGGTCGGCGATGAGCGGGGCCGCAAGGACCATCTGGTTCAGCGTTTCCTGAACCAGAACAAGGAAGTCTTCGCCCAGTCCAAGCTGCTGAAGTGGTCGATCCCCGGCCTGGCGCACTTCTTCACCATGTGGGGCTTCTTCGTGCTGGCCACGGTGTACCTGGAGGCCTACGGGGTGCTGTTCGACCCCGAATTCCACATCCCGCTGGTCGGGCGCTGGGCGGTGCTGGGCTTCCTGCAGGACTTCTTCGCCGTCGCGGTGCTGGCCGGCATCATCGTCTTCGCGATCATCCGCATCCGCAAAAACCCCGAACAGCTGGGCCGCGAGTCACGCTTCTACGGCTCCCACAACGGCGGCGCCTGGACCATCCTGATCATGATCTTCCTGGTCATCGCGACCTACGCGATCTTCCGCGGCGCCGCGGTCAACGTGCTGGGCGAGAACTTCCCCTACCAATCCGGGGCGTTCTTCTCCGACGCCATGGCCGCCCTGTTGGCCCCGCTCGGGCACACCGCCAACGTGTGGATCGAAACCCTGGCGTTGATGGGCCACATCGGCGTGATGCTGGTGTTCCTGCTGATCGTGCTGCACTCCAAGCACCTGCACATCGGCCTGGCCCCGATCAACGTCACCTTCAAACGCCTGCCCGACGGGCTGGGCCCGCTGCTGCCCATGGAATACCAGGGCAACAAGATCGACTTCGACGATCCCGCCGAAGACGCGGTGTTCGGCAAGGGCCGCATCGAGGACTTCACCTGGAAAGCCAACCTCGACATGGCCACCTGCACCGAATGCGGCCGCTGCCAATCCCAATGCCCGGCCTGGAACACCGGCAAACCCTTGTCGCCCAAGCTGGTGATGATGAACCTGCGCGATCACCTGTTCGCCAAGGCCCCCTACATCATCGAAGGCACACCGATGCCCGAAGACGGCTCGGTCGACTTCGCCGCCCTGGGTGACAGCCTGCACGGCCACGGCGTGCCCGAGGACGGCTACGCCCGCATCGAAGGCTCCGGGCCCGCCCAGGCGCTGCGCCCGCTGGTCGGCACCGCCGAGCAGGGCGGGGTCATCGACCCCGACGTGCTGTGGTCGTGCACCAACTGCGGCGCCTGCGTCGAGCAGTGCCCGGTCGACATCGAGCACATCGACCACATCGTCGACATGCGCCGCTACCAGGTCATGGTCGAATCCGAATTCCCCGGCGAACTCGGCGTGCTGTTCAAAAACCTGGAAACCAAAGGCAACCCCTGGGGCCAGAACGCCAAAGACCGCACCACCTGGATCGACGAGGTCGACTTCGACGTCCCGGTCTACGGCCACGACGTCGAGTCCTTCGACGGGTTCGAGTACCTGTTCTGGGTCGGCTGCGCCGGCGCCTACGAAGACCGCGCCAAAAAGACCACCAAAGCCGTCGCCGAACTGCTGGCCACCGCCGGGGTGAAATTCCTGGTGCTGGGCACCGGGGAAACCTGCACCGGCGACTCCGCCCGCCGCTCCGGCAACGAGTTCCTGTTCCAACAACTCGCCGCCCAAAACGTCGAAACCATCAACGAACTGTTCGAAGGTGTCGAAACCGTCGACCGCAAGATCATCGTCACCTGCCCGCACTGCTTCAACACCATCGGCCGCGAATACCCGCAGCTGGGCGCCAACTACACCGTCGTGCACCACACCCAGCTGCTCAACCGCCTGGTCCGCGACAAGAAACTCATCCCGGTCACCTCCACCGGCGGCCCCGAAGTCACCTACCACGACCCCTGCTTCCTGGGGCGCCACAACAAGGTCTACGAAGCCCCGCGCGAACTCGTCGAAGCCTCCGGGGTGACGCTCAAGGAAATGCCCCGCCACGCCGACCGCGGCCTGTGCTGCGGTGCCGGTGGCGCGCGGATGTGGATGGAAGAACACCTCGGCAAACGCGTCAACGTCGAACGCACCGAAGAAGCCATGGACACCGCCTCCACCATCGCCACCGGCTGCCCGTTCTGCCGCGTCATGATCACCGACGGTGTCGACGACGTGGCCGCCGCCCGCAACGTCGACAAAGCCGAAGTGCTCGACGTGGCTCAGCTGCTGCTCAACTCGCTGGACAAGAGCGCCGTCACGCTGCCCGAAAAAGGCACGGCGGCAAAGGA
Proteins encoded:
- a CDS encoding FMN-binding glutamate synthase family protein; translation: MSQTDDDRARLGLRESATFDRTTIAAIQRAADTGIYDIRGWGAKRKLPHFDDLLFLGASVSRYPLEGYREKCATDVVLGDRHAKYPLHLDIPITIAGMSFGALSGRAKEALGRGASAVGTSTTTGDGGMTPEERGQSKNLVYQYLPSRYGMNPDDLRKADAIEVVLGQGAKPGGGGMLLGQKISERVAGMRTLPQGIDQRSASRHPDWTGPDDLAIKIAEIREITDWEKPIYVKVGATRTYYDVKLAVAAGADVVVVDGMQGGTAATQEVFIEHVGIPTLAAIPLAVQALQELGMHRKVQLIVSGGIRNGADVAKALALGADAVAIGTAALIALGDNDPRYAAEYEKLGSAAGFYDDFQDGKDPTGISTQDPELAARFDPIEGGRRLANYLRVLTLELQVIARACGKAHVQHLEPEDMVSLTVEAAAMSRIPLAGTSWVPGMP
- a CDS encoding helix-turn-helix domain-containing protein; the encoded protein is MTDTPLLRNISGIATDRDSDESIEALELESAIARNVRLLRQQRGLTLGEMANAVGISKAMLSKIENVQTSCSLSTLALLAKGLDVPVSSLFRGADVERPAAFVKAGNGAHIVRDGTRDGHEYQLLGSLRGEHKRLECLHVTLTEKSRTYPLFQHPGTEFIYMLEGVIDYSHSHSVYRLHPGDSLQLDGEGAHGPVDLVQLPISFLSVIAFPDARL
- a CDS encoding Gfo/Idh/MocA family protein; its protein translation is MSIRWGIVGPGRIAAKMVGDFAHVPDATVLAVASRSAVRAEAFAAEYGIERSYGSYRDIVADPDVDVLYIATPHTHHHAIGRAAAAAGKALLVEKSFTATLAGARSLVDAAREHQVFAMEAMWTRFQPAVVAARKLLADGAIGTVRSVQADLGVTRTFDPADRVFAYELGGGALLDLGVYVVSFAQMVLGDPTSVTVSGSLEPSGVDADASLLLGFADGRTATLMCSLHSPMPGHARIFGSTGWIDVLPRFHHPNSFVLHRQGHESEQFDLPPLGSGFSHELIEVTEAVKAGRTESTVMPLDDTLTVQRVLDDALAQLGIRFDEDPAASV
- the hxlB gene encoding 6-phospho-3-hexuloisomerase, which codes for MTATTDNTSDVTGESIAGNLSFVRDEIAATAAKVDEQQVAALARNLRQYTRVFVAGAGRSGLVLRMAAMRLMHLGLEVHVAGDTTTPAISFGDLLLVASGSGTTSSVVKSAQTAAKSGARVAAFTTNPRSPLARLSDAVVIIPAAQKTDHGSNVSRQYAGSLFEQVLFVVTEAMFQSLWDNTDIRAEELWLRHANLE
- a CDS encoding cupin domain-containing protein translates to MSQTFRPAELFEGQLEEALLAPPLAEVIGDEIPTRIAIPFKSDDSRILSGVWEASPGLSRWEFLDRGEVIHVLEGRMVVTEDGRDPVTVEAGSAAFFPIGWKGTWEIQERIRKFFVIFAA
- a CDS encoding cupin domain-containing protein, translated to MSQTFWPAALFEENLEESLLGQPSAEVLGEEIRVRSSVPFISAEPGIRSGVWEASPGLSRWEFVDRGEVIHVLEGRMVITEDGGDPVTVEAGSAAFFPIGWKGTWEIQERIRKFFVVFAA
- a CDS encoding 6-phosphofructokinase, which encodes MKIGILTSGGDCPGLNAVIRAAVLKGIAVYGHEFVGFLDGWRGVVEGDVVDLPRTMVRGIAKQGGTILGTSRTNPFENGGGPEVIKAHMARLGIDAIIAIGGEGTLAAAQRLTDAGLKIVGVPKTVDNDLDATDYTFGFDTAVQIATEAIDRLRTTGESHHRCMIAEVMGRHAGWIALHAGMAACAHAILIPEQKVSIEQIAQWVKGAYARGRAPLIVVAEGFVPEHLEFPHSQRGLDAFGRPRLGGIADQLAPEIESRTGIETRATILGHTQRGGVPSAFDRVLATRLGMAAIDSVVEGFWGTMVALKGTEIDHVSFEEALGKLKAVPQKRYTEAAFLFG
- a CDS encoding heterodisulfide reductase-related iron-sulfur binding cluster, yielding MESLEHTLVLSRLIVGLLATVVVLGFAAKRVWWLTRLISSGQKVGDERGRKDHLVQRFLNQNKEVFAQSKLLKWSIPGLAHFFTMWGFFVLATVYLEAYGVLFDPEFHIPLVGRWAVLGFLQDFFAVAVLAGIIVFAIIRIRKNPEQLGRESRFYGSHNGGAWTILIMIFLVIATYAIFRGAAVNVLGENFPYQSGAFFSDAMAALLAPLGHTANVWIETLALMGHIGVMLVFLLIVLHSKHLHIGLAPINVTFKRLPDGLGPLLPMEYQGNKIDFDDPAEDAVFGKGRIEDFTWKANLDMATCTECGRCQSQCPAWNTGKPLSPKLVMMNLRDHLFAKAPYIIEGTPMPEDGSVDFAALGDSLHGHGVPEDGYARIEGSGPAQALRPLVGTAEQGGVIDPDVLWSCTNCGACVEQCPVDIEHIDHIVDMRRYQVMVESEFPGELGVLFKNLETKGNPWGQNAKDRTTWIDEVDFDVPVYGHDVESFDGFEYLFWVGCAGAYEDRAKKTTKAVAELLATAGVKFLVLGTGETCTGDSARRSGNEFLFQQLAAQNVETINELFEGVETVDRKIIVTCPHCFNTIGREYPQLGANYTVVHHTQLLNRLVRDKKLIPVTSTGGPEVTYHDPCFLGRHNKVYEAPRELVEASGVTLKEMPRHADRGLCCGAGGARMWMEEHLGKRVNVERTEEAMDTASTIATGCPFCRVMITDGVDDVAAARNVDKAEVLDVAQLLLNSLDKSAVTLPEKGTAAKESEAHAKVSAEAEAKTQAAQAEAAAAPAQAPAPVTEVKPVTGLGMAGAAKRPGAKKAAPAAEASAPAAAPVKGLSLAAGARRPGAKKTTAAPAPAAPDKPEPPVVGLGIAAGAKRPGAKKTTPAAQKPAAEAPPVAESKPEPAVVGLAIKAGAKRPGRR